Below is a window of Plasmodium chabaudi chabaudi strain AS genome assembly, chromosome: 10 DNA.
ATAGTTCAAAGGTATCCTtgtttattgttttttttatttgtaaaatattgttaataatgttaaagattcgaaaaatattcgcggaaaataatgaaataaattatgaacaaaaaaacatttataaaaatcaatgtaaatattaaaaatataacaaatttcAAGTAGCTAAAATAGACAACATGTTTCTCTATGTGTTAGCAagctattatatatattcatattccaaataaaaaacatatgtatatttaattaaataaaatataattttttaaatgacaAAATTTGGTAAGCTCatcataaaattatatttttcggttgtattattttataacgtaataatgatataaaaatgacaaATAACatacacataaaaaaacatactAAAGAcaacaatatatttcaaaatatataggaagtaaaaattaaaaatatataattaataactGTACAACCCAAAAAAAGTGTgcttaataaaaacaagCAAGTACcaagagaaaaaaatgcatgcatgtgtttatttaaaatataaagctATGACATGCTGTGAAATTGTGAATGAGCTGgtgttaaaataattttgcatATACATTACAATAagcatttaatttattttataaaataattaattctCTCCCTTTCGCAttgtctttatttatttttattgttatcGATACAGTCTCTACACacttaatattatataataaattgattatatatttatgtaattttataaaaaaaatgtgtaacTAGCCAAGCCgatttttcaatttcaCCATTAAAATTCCAAagaatttgtttataaatatgaaatggcaaataaattgttttatttgtgttttatattagtaTGAGAAACGAAATGACAATTGtctcttttattatattttttttagtcctataaagttatattttaaagaatttaacttcttatataaaaattaataaatatgttaaaaaaaattaacgtAAAAAAGTTTATATAGCTAAAAATAGTGGATAACAtaacaattatattaagatgaaatatattcgATTGAAATTTAATCTGTGTAAGTGCAAAATGTTAATACATAAACTAATTATAGATCTCGCTTAAAATGTTTCTCttccattttatatattttttaaataaattatattttattaattaatatattttttttcgtctCTATATTAATcattcaatatttttattcgtcatagtaataataatcgtCTTCGTCATCATAACCACTGTCATCGTAGTAATCATCGTCATACTCATCTTCATATTCGTCATAATATTCATCacttgtattattattagtatTTTTTGAAGGAATTGAATTATGAATTCTTTCCGAATATGTAGGTAGGGATGAATTTTCATCTCCTAAAAATGATGGAGGTGATGGAGTATCAGAGCCTGAAAACATAGGTGATACTGCAGAGATAGCACCTGAAATGGATGTTATCATACTTACTATACCTATTATTGCTCCAATAAATTGGGTAAAAACTTGTGGGCGTAATTTATTTcgatttaatatattaaagttggtatcattattttgtaaatccGTTTTTTGATCTTTGATTTGTGGTAATTTATCATtctgattttttattatttccaaatttttatgtttcatatttaattcattGCCTATCAAAAGAGATAATACATACTCATCGtcttcattttcaatatttacattaaatacaaattttataaacacaTATGTTGTAGCTGAATAATCGGTTTCTAGTGaatacatttttctttctttatataaatcttCACTAAATATACTTGTCTCATCTAATGGATATAAATAactcataatattttttaaatctataatatttaatctATGATTTTCGATATGTGCATCCTGCATATCAGCCTTATCTACATTAAAATcatcataaataaaaatagctcGAATTTCAGTTGCGCTTTTTaccaaataatatttgtagGTCCTTAAAGAACTAcccaataatttttcatttttatcaactAAATTTGATTCatcaattataaatttggcATAATCTATAAATTCCAATTTTTTGTCTCGAAGTACTTCATTCGTTGAAATACCATATGTTCTGGTTATTTGTAAAACCAAAATagacaaaatatatatataatttattatgttcattttttttttttttgtctttaaacttttttttacgtTTTATGAAaccaataaaaatgataaataagaaatgaaaaagcaACCACGGTGATATCGCAAAAAGTGAATATTTAAAGTTttattatgattttttGGTAGTGTTTTCcacttatataatatatatttatttattttaaaataaatagggACAAAcgataaaaagaaaaagagttcataattttttaataagttattaatattcaaagaaggaaataataataaataaccatatatttgtattaattttttttttaatataaccTATGTATCATGTTATATACAATTGGAAAACTTTAGCTAAACAATAGCTggcacatttttttttttttcatttggctagtcaaaaaaaattatatagctattttttaatttatttttctcaaaaaatatgtgaaCCGATCGACGAATAAAACAACATGTTGTAAGAAGGGAATATTCTTATGCAATGGAAAGGATACGTGCATATGTAGATAATCCATCTATTAAGTCttaaattatgataatttacatttttatggttaaaaaattatattatttttataataataagaataaaaatcaaaaaataataaaagtagAAATATAGGCTCAACTATTAaacttattatataaataagtgTATATATAGAGCCTTATATTACTTCTCCCTATACATACAAGTATGGATGATACATATCGCATAGCATTATAGACACCCTGcgcatttatttttattttcctttcacatatattgaattaccgtggaaataaatattgaaCTATTTGTATGTGCACacgaattatataattttaaagattttgacaattattacatatttaagCTTTATGCCTGTATAcctaaattatataaataggaTCTTTACACCggaaaaatatgcaaagcAATGCCAtcatttcaaaaaaagtgtagagaaaaatatttaataaacaaaaacagCCAAATAAACagaaaacgaaaaaaaaatgaattaattaaaaaaaaataattataataatttagtggcaaaattaatattaaagagCAATGGCataatatcaaaaatgATTAATAAATGCAAAGATAAAATTctctaaaaaaatgaaaaaaaggagaatatgaattattatatatatatggttagtatatacaaattagtAGATTAATTTTAGAAGGAAAATGTAACTTTAGAACTTACAGTATGAAACATGAAATTAAGAGTATCAACAtgtattgttttttttttgttgttttttattccaTGTTTATTCAATTCATACAAAATAGATAGTATAAAAGTTaagaatttatattttagtGACACTTTAAAAGGAAcagtaaataaaattaataaacaatttaaaaataacaatgatGATTATGATGTTTGTAAATACAACAAAATTcccaaaatattaatagatagagataaaattaaaaataatgataaagatTCAGGATATATTGTTGGGATAGAAAATACTTGTGATGATACATGTGTCTGTATAATCGATTCCAAACTTCGAATAATCAAACACTTTATTATATCCCATTATAAAGTAGTTCACAAATATGGGGGTGTATAccccttttttattagctCCATTAATAGTGTATTTTTAAACCATTATGTGAACAAAATACTCGAAGGAATCGGTAACACTAtgattataaaaagaaacaaatatatatatggttCCCATAAATGTGCACATATATTCATGTTCTTCTATGTTTTTCCTTACAGATGcatcaaaaattaaatgctTCGGATTCAGTGTCTGTCCTGGTATATCTCAGAACATGGATACAGCTAGAAATTATATAGgaaatttcaaaaaaagacATAAGCATATAACAGCTAGCTCAGTAAATCATGTATATGCCCATGTTTTATCGCCATTATTTTTCAGCTTTTATAATGACGAAAATACATTTACAAATAACTATgagtataaaaatgaaagcaCAAAGAATGATGACCCTACAGAtcatattaatatgaatCTATTTGAtactataaaaaaggataaAATCCAAAtggataaaataaattcggttttaaaagttttaaataataacgatgtaacaaaaacaaaattaaaaacgaTAACTACAGaagattttttaaattatggttcatatattttaaaaaaaaaaaaaattgatgataataatactaaattagatgaaacaaaaaatgatgtaAATCAAGTAGaaggaaataataatatgggAAAAATACCATTcagttatataaaaaatggatatatttGTGTTTTAGTTTCTGGTGGAAGTACACAAGTTTATAGAGTCCAAAAggataaacaaaatgacATTAATGTGTGTAAAATATCGCAAACAGTTGATATATCTATTGGTGATATAATTGATAAAGTTGCCAGGCTTCTTAATCTCCCTGTTGGTTTAGGAGGAGGACCATTTCTTGAACAAGAATccgaaaaatatattaaaacattGAATGgtcaaaaaattaatgaagATGTATCATTCGATCTTTTTGAGCCATTTCCCGTCCCATTTGCTcccaataataaaattaatttttcgtaagacattttcttttttatttgaccCCACAtgattaattattttccatgtttttatttttgtatatatattagtatGCTCCTCAAAATGTCGCTTATCTTGAGTTTGTAGCATATGccatttttctattttttttttagatttTCAGGAATTTTAAACCACCttagtaaaataataaaagagcTAAAAAAAGACAAGAATTTCGAAAAcgaaaaaagtaaatatgcatattattgccaaaaatatatattcaagcATTTGCTAGATCAgcttaataaaattatgtatttttcaGAACtgcattttaatataaaaaacatattcatAGTAGGAGGTGTTGgatgtaataaatttttgtttgagagtttaaaaaatttggcATTAAATAGAAATAACATAGAAAATcaattaaaagaatatactaaattaaaaaaacgattaaaaaaaaaaataaaaaaaattgaaaatagtaattttttaacaaaaaaaaatccaacaccaaatgatataaatgatgaaattGAATTACGTTCGTCTTTTGCTtggaatttttatttaaaaaatcttttaaaaaaaaaaacagcaaatgatattttattagcCCTAAAAGCCTTTGATTTTGATTCCTTTACAAAACTCAAAGAGAAGGGttcctttttattacaGGATCAGTTTCTCACGTCTTCAGTAACAAGTATGCTTTTTgttcttttcttttattttctcaATAGCCTATCTTCCAATCTATTCTACAGTtggaaattttttattgctgatccttcataatattaattgtaTTAATCTTTATTGTGTTCTCTTTCTTTTCAAATTTACAGAACCATGGAATGTCTATAGAACCCCCATAAATCTTAGTCGGGATAATGCGGCAATGATTTGCTTTAACACACTCTTAAATATGCACAACAAAACgtaataacataaaaaaagggtatatgcacatacatatatattccaCTTGTCTATATTTACTACATACGAATGTATATTCacttcttcatttttatagaaaCATCCACGAAGATATTTCTGAGATTAAAATTAAGTCGACTATAAAAACGCAGCTTCAAAACAATTTCCTTCTTTTATCCgatataattgtttttgATGTATTTTTAGATTATTTTGATCATAACTTGGCATAATCTCCATACACATTTTagtttttttgttaattgattttttaattttaaagatacttgtatttgtttatttaccttttttattattttttttgcgtgtttcataatattaatgagaacaaaaattattaaatttgtttcaAAATAAACTTTTTTCTACACATTAAATTTGATATTTGTGAAAAATCATATGTTCACTATAgaacaatatataatgaatcgttccattttatttatagtatacaattaaaaagttaattaaaaaaagaaggaTAGGAAATGAATAGTATTATAAAgtttaaacaaatatttagcttgtaaaaaaaataatgaaataatcaacataaaaaataataataaatatacaacaaaaatgataacTCATGCATATGCATGTGAAGGATAGATAAAATTGTGAGTGTCCCATTTCCATCTCTGGATAATTCACATGTAGCTTTTATGGCGCTCTCGATTTTCTCACATGATATCATTccattaataaaattcaaaCAGATAGAAACTTTTCAAAGAACATTAAATATGCcctttatacaaaatttacaTCTTTATAGCTGTACAGTTGTCATTAATAAttgaatataatttcaAAGGGGATTCATAAAGGTCGCCCAAACTTTGAATATAACTGCTATCctttgaataaatatagttaTAGTAAAAATTTGAGCAATTTAATGGCATATATTTACCCTTTTGCTTATTATTCTGTTTAATAACTGAATTGAGGGATACAAATGgctgtaaaaaaaaatcttcATTATAAGACCCccataatttgtatattctgttaatataatagagattattttttttataaaaatattttatttttattggtTTTGTTACACATAAATTCATACTTTctaaatgtatataatcaTAACTTTCTTCACAAAATTTGTTATATGGATTagtacaatttttatataactttaaatatatattaataaaagcGCATCCTATTTTATGCggtattataaaaatatatttccctTTAACAATTTGTGCTGATAATATACTACTAtgtgatatatttataaacagCTTAGCGTTCAgtggaaataaaatagattcaaaatctttattatataaatcgaTTAAAAACTGTTGTATAGTATTTAGTGGAATATATTTAGAATAATAGTTATTTACTTTAGCTCCAAAAATGGTACTTATCTtaacttttaattttttttcaaataagtTCTTACTTATATTGgctgtattatttttgatattcgATTGTTTATTGCTATAATATAAAGGAAGAAATTTGTTTGTTTCGGCGCCCGTATTTACAGTGATTCCAGATGAAAAagacaaatataaatactttCTCAATGTTTTGagattaaaatattttcgattaaatttgtaaataCTATTTGCCccaaaatgaagaaatgtGGCATTGCTATCATCCCCtatataactattttttttttttaaaaaaattatgttataTACTTGAGAAACGACACTATTATTAGCATCGCTAATTAAGTTTacgtaaaataaataatccCCTGTTTTGAATGATTTAATAGATATAAAAGGATTATATTCTTTCACTAAATtagttaatatttttttatttcgttcATTGTCTAAATTTGTGCTCATAGATATTGAGGAGTCCATGCTTTCCCtgtaattcattttttctaaatatcTGATATTCTCTATATTGttgtttaaatatatatttttataattaacaaaatattctaATTTATAcgtatttaaattatttttatatatactattaaAATCGATAAATGTGAAAGGCATTTTTTCTGCCTTAGAATAAAAACTAACAAAAGTGTTTATGCTATTATTACTGGGCAAGTAAATGGTATCACTTTCAAGATTCtcatttttcatatctGAATTCAAATTTTTGGTGATAAGGTTAGTAAATAAATCGATAGAATCTATATAATCCACAATTACAtctatttttaaagaataaaaatagcgTATGCTTTCCTCTTCTTTGTCTATACAttctattttatgtttaccCCATTTATTTCCATACATCTTGTATTGATTGCTATTGTTATAGTTAcagtattttttatgattttcGTAGTATTGCTCTATTTCTTCAAAAGTAAGATCCAATcgattaattaatttttctttttccatAGACCAactaaatatttcataataacTATGGAATATTGGATATATGTGCAATTTTGCTTTTCCAATTTGATCACCTGTTTTTATGGAgcacatataaatattttttccttgaTTCAGTTTCTCAGCTCGATcaacaaaaattattttattttttcgtttaTCTTGATCATACACCATATTGTGCTCATCTCTAACAACACACAAAGCAGTTGATATATATGGATGATCAAATTGAAAAACAATCTCCATTGTTTGGTCGAATGGGTGTAAAACAATTTGATTTGTTGCTGGATTAAGTAGTATCccttttttgtaaataacaATTTCTATCATGTTTGAAACTACACGAAGATACGTgtttttatacaatttgtattttatttcaatttgtataaaatattttcctgtttcctttatattcatattgtAGAATGTGTCTGActttatttcatcatttattgaaaagtttttttttatttcttttaataagTTATTATTGTGAAgagaatatatatcaatagGTTTCATCGTAATGctgttattataattatggaATAactttatgtttatatttttatgagcaacaaaatcaaattttttattatatttgtttaaaaattctaatcgtaaaattatattatctgCAACTTGATAATGTTTCTTTATTgttgatatttttactttccatattttgtctatatatattttcatttttaatggGTCTGTTGTGTATATTAATTCATGTCCTATTGTTAAAATACCTTTTGTTTCATGATTtgaatgaatatataaaggaattttatttgcataCATACTTTTGCATCTATTTTGTCTACTACTCATATAGTTGTCCAGATTTACGACGATCTGCTTTTTTTCACCGGCTCTATATTCACAGGATGAATCAGAATTAGCTGAAAAAGCTTGACCCCTGTTGTTTACATCTGAATAGTTTATGAAACAACCTCGTATGAAACGTAAAACTtctatttgtttatttccTTTAAATGATTCTATCAAATTTTCAGGACGAATGTGATCATTTTTGGGAAGGAATAcatcaaatttataataaataaagggagaatataaaagaacCAAAGTATTATAGCaggcatatatattatcgtaaaaataaagagtAAAGGATTTCTCAAAGTAATTATAGATGTGCTCATTTTCGTATGAATATGtaatacttaaaaaaaatcggCTTCCTTTACATTTGAATAAGCTTTTGATTCCGCTTCTATCACTTTTTACATCACAATTAACATTTTgcaaatcatttttataattaaaagatattttattgtttgtTTTGATTACATGCTCATTTGGTCCTTCTATGTTATTATGAGCATCTAAATAATGCGACTTATTTTCGAAacatatttcataaaagTTTTTGCGATAAGGCTCTAACTTATAAGTGAAAGGTTCATTTGTTAAAAttacattttcattttcatctaccaaaaatgtttttatataataggtatcatttttaaataaaaataaagttgatccatttattacatataaatcGGTTATGTGCCTATCAAAAATAGCTACTTTAATTGAATGTGGATATTTAAAATGGACTGGTAAAAAGTTATTTGTTGAAATATTTGATTCGTTTTCATTACCCATCATTTCTATCATTATGTTAGAtgatatttgttttttatttttgtttgaatagcaataaataaaaaattgtttttgaACACGGAAAAaggaattataaaaaaagtgatGATTGTTAAAGGCGAATATGTTGCGACCCTTTTCTAATCGATTATCTTTACTTCGTttcttcatattattattgtcacTATAAGTGTTTCTTGTGAGTTTCCCatcattaaatttattaactGAGGGTAAAGGAGAAAATTCGATGTCATATTGAAACAATTTCCTATTATATAAGTGTCTTGCATCA
It encodes the following:
- a CDS encoding tRNA N6-adenosine threonylcarbamoyltransferase, putative gives rise to the protein MKLRVSTCIVFFLLFFIPCLFNSYKIDSIKVKNLYFSDTLKGTVNKINKQFKNNNDDYDVCKYNKIPKILIDRDKIKNNDKDSGYIVGIENTCDDTCVCIIDSKLRIIKHFIISHYKVVHKYGGVYPFFISSINSVFLNHYVNKILEGIDASKIKCFGFSVCPGISQNMDTARNYIGNFKKRHKHITASSVNHVYAHVLSPLFFSFYNDENTFTNNYEYKNESTKNDDPTDHINMNLFDTIKKDKIQMDKINSVLKVLNNNDVTKTKLKTITTEDFLNYGSYILKKKKIDDNNTKLDETKNDVNQVEGNNNMGKIPFSYIKNGYICVLVSGGSTQVYRVQKDKQNDINVCKISQTVDISIGDIIDKVARLLNLPVGLGGGPFLEQESEKYIKTLNGQKINEDVSFDLFEPFPVPFAPNNKINFSFSGILNHLSKIIKELKKDKNFENEKSKYAYYCQKYIFKHLLDQLNKIMYFSELHFNIKNIFIVGGVGCNKFLFESLKNLALNRNNIENQLKEYTKLKKRLKKKIKKIENSNFLTKKNPTPNDINDEIELRSSFAWNFYLKNLLKKKTANDILLALKAFDFDSFTKLKEKGSFLLQDQFLTSSVTKPWNVYRTPINLSRDNAAMICFNTLLNMHNKTNIHEDISEIKIKSTIKTQLQNNFLLLSDIIVFDVFLDYFDHNLA